The following DNA comes from Ruegeria sp. YS9.
AGAAGATTTCGAAACACTTGTTTTCGGACCTGCACAGCGAGCAGACTTGATCGTCGACGTCACAGCGGAATCGAACGAAGCCGTTCAAATAACTCTTCACGAACGCGATGAATCATTTGTTATCGCTGAGATCCCGGTTTCGGGAAGCGGTACATCTGCCAGCCGCGGTGAGATTGAAGCTCTGCCACCCAACCCTGTTTCTTTTCTTGAAGATGTTTCTGACGCCTTAAAGGTTCCATTGGTGATGGAAGGCGGGGCGATGGGCGGACTGCGTCAAGGTACTTACAACGGCCAAGTCATGAGCGCTAATGAGTTGGTTCAGGAAGGACAGATCTGGACATTCAACGGAGTCGCAGGGTTACCCGAAGACCCGCTCGCTTCCGTTTCGCGTGGCGACATAGTCCGTATTCAGATGCAGAACGACACTGTCTTTGCGCACGCCATGCACTTGCACGGGACGCACTTTCAGGAAGTTCTGCCGAACGGCAGCCTGGGGCCGCTGCGGGACACAATCCTGGTTGACCGGATGGAAACGCGGGAGATTGCGTTCGTTGCGGATAACCCGGGGGACTGGCTGTTTCATTGCCACATGCTGTCGCATCAGGCCGCTGGTATGAAGACCTGGCTGAGCGTGGCGTGATGAACAAGAGCGCGGCGAATTGGCTGTCACTGGCTGCTGTGGTGATCATTGTCGCGGTCGCTGGCTGGGGCTTGGGTGGGCGTGCGCAGAACAGTTCATCGGCGGATTCGGCACGTGGTGTATTTTTGTATGCCGAAAACTGCGCGTCATGCCACGGGGCAGATTTGGAGGGTCAACCAGATTGGCAGACACCCGGTGCAGATGGCGTACTACGGGCACCCCCGCATGACCGAACAGGGCACACTTGGCATCACAGCGACAAGCTGTTGTTCGATTATACAAAGCTTGGCGGGGACCAAACACTAAAACAGATGGGCGTCTCTGATGTCAAAAGCGGTATGCCAGGTTTCGAGGACACTCTGTCGGATCAGGAAATCTGGGACATCCTTGCCTTCATCAAGGAGAGTTGGCCGGATCGGGAACGCAAGCTGCAAGAGCAGCGCACCGAGGCAGAACAAACGGAAGGAAACTGATGTGAAACGAATATTTGCAGGCTTAATCGCCATCGCCATGTCGATTGGCGTTCCTATAGCACGCGCCGACGAGCTGTCTGACTCCGATGTGAAACGGCTGGCTCTGGAAGCCATTTTGGAAAACCCTGAGATCATCATGCAGGCGATTCAACTGCTTCAACAGCGCGAGAATCAGGCAAAAGCCGAAGCAATTGGAAGCGTCTTGGAAAATCAGCGTGAATTGCTGGAACAGGATCCGAATGCGCCTGTCATCGGAAACCCGAAAGGCGATGTAACCGTGGTCGAGTTTTTTGACTATAACTGCCCATATTGCAAACGCGCTGCCCCGGTTGTGAAAAACGTAATCGCAGGCGATTCCGATGTACGAGTTGTCTATCGAGAATGGCCCATACTCGGAGAAGGTTCCGACTTCGCGGCACGCGCCGCGCTTGCCTCACGTAATCAGGGAAAATATGAAGAATTTCATTGGGCGCTTATGGCTCTGGACGGTCGTGCCACTGAGGCCAGTGTCCTGAAAGTTGTCCGTGAACTCGGCCTGGACGAGGATCAATTGCGCGCAGATATGGAGGCGCCGGAAGTCGACGCACATATTCAGGTGTCCATGGAATTGGCCCGACAGCTTGGCTTCAGTGGCACCCCCTCGTTTGTGATTGGAGATGCTCTTGCCCCGGGGCTGATCGCCGAAGATGAAATGACCCGGCTAATCGAGGCAGTCAGAGACGCAAGATAAAACCAAGGGGCGACTGAATGTGCGCCCCTAAGTTTCTCATGCGACCGTGGCTTCGTATCCCTCGGACTTCAGAGCAGCAAGGATATGATCAAGTGGATTGGCGCTTAAGACACGTACCCTGCGGTTTTCCATGTCAAAGTCCAACTGTGCGAAGGAATCCACCGTGGCAACGGCTTTTTCGATAGCTGACTTGCAGTGCCCGCAGCTCATATCCGGGATATTTAGGGTCGTCATGGATGTTTGCTCCTGTTTTCCGTTGTCCCGGCTAAAGTATTCCAGCACAGGAAGGTCAAGTCGTGAAAATTGGATCGCCAAAATTAGTGGAAAAGAAAGTCAACCCCATCCCTTGACCTTCCACTTGCTGGAACCCTTATGTTGCCCGTCAGCAGAACATTTGTGGTGACAATATGACTGAAATTTCACATGCGCGGTTCCAGGTTCAGGGTATGAGCTGTGCCTCTTGCGTAGGGCGCGTCGAGCGCGCGTTGAAAGATGTGCCAGGGGTAGATGCCGCTTCGGTTAATCTCGCCAGCGAAAGCGTTCAGGTCGATTTCCGCGATCCAGCCGATAAAGCGGCCATTGCTGATGCGTTAAACAGCGCCGGATATCCGGCACGGACGGAAGAGGTAACGCTGGATATTCAGAACATGTCCTGCGCATCTTGTGTAGGACGCGTTGAACGGGCCTTGGAGGCCAACGACGGCGTATTGTCCGCGTCGGTTAATTTGGCCACCGAAAGTGCAACAGTACGTTATGCCGAGGGAGTCACAACACCCGAAGCCATCGCGGCGCTTGCAGCATCTGCTGGCTATCCGGCGAGCCTGCGATCCGCGACGCAGACCGAACCACAAGACCGTAAGGCGGCAGAGATCAGCCATTTGGCGCGGCGAACAAGCTTTGCCGCTTTGCTCGCTTTGCCGGTTTTCGTCCTTGAAATGGGCTCGCATGTTATTCCGGGCATGCACCACCTGATAACGAGCACGATCGGCATCCAGAACAGCTATTACCTGCAATTCCTTCTAACCACGATCGTTCTTTTTGGGCCAGGATTGCAGTTCTATACCAAGGGATTCCCTTCCTTGGTCAAAGGCGCGCCAGACATGAACTCTCTGGTGGCTCTGGGCACTTCGGCGGCCTATGGGTTCTCGCTTATCTCGACTTTTGCACCGGGTATTCTTCCGGCCGGAACCGCAAACGTCTACTACGAGGCCGCAGCGGTGATCGTGGTTCTCATATTGCTTGGGCGGTTCCTTGAGGCGCGCGCCAAGGGCCGAACGGGTGAAGCGATCCGAAAACTGGTCGGTCTGCAGGCAAAAACAGCGCGAGTTGAGCGCGACGGAACGGTTGTCGAGCTTCCAATTGAGCAGATCGTTGTAGGAGATCTTGTGCACGTTCGACCGGGCGAAAAGATTGCGGTGGATGGTGCCGTAGTGACCGGCGCGTCATATGTCGATGAAAGCATGATCACCGGCGAGCCGGTTCCTGCCGAAAAGACCGAGGGCGCAACTGTGGTCGGCGGAACAGTCAATGGCACGGGCGCATTGACGTACCGGGCTGAAAAGATCGGCGCAGACACTATGTTGGCCCAGATCATTCAAATGGTCGAACAAGCACAGGGTGCCAAGCTTCCGATTCAAGGCTTGGTTGACCGTATCACGCTGTGGTTCGTGCCTGTAGTGATCGCTGTGGCCGTAATGACTGTGCTGGTTTGGATGTTGTTCGGACCCGATCCCGCGCTCAGCTTGGCGTTGGTAGCCGGGGTTGCGGTACTGATCATTGCTTGCCCCTGCGCCATGGGGTTGGCCACACCCACCTCAATCATGGTCGGCACCGGCCGCGCGGCCGAGATGGGTGTCCTTTTCCGAAAGGGCGACGCCTTGCAAATGCTGCAGGAAACCACCGTTGTTGCAGTGGACAAGACGGGGACCTTGACCGAAGGGCGTCCGGAGCTGACCGACCTTATTGTGGCCGAAGGATTGGCCGAGGATGAGGTTCTGCGCCTTGTGGCTGCCGTTGAGGTCACATCCGAACATCCGATCGCCACGGCCATCGTGCGCGCGGCTGAAACCCGTGGTCTGGAGCTTTCGAAGCCAGAAGACTTCACGTCGATCACCGGTTACGGGGTAAGCGCTTCAGTCGAAGGCCATACAATCTTGATCGGGGCCGACCGCCTGATGAGTCGCGAAGGGGTTGAAATGGGCGCGCTGTCTGATCGGGGCGCTGAACTGGCAATCAACGGAAAGACTCCACTTTATGCTGCCGTAGACGGGGTTATCGCGGCCGTAATCGCTGTGGCGGACCCAATCAAGACCACCACGCCAGACGCAATTGAAGCTTTGCACGGACTGGGGCTGAAAGTAGCGATGATTACCGGCGACAATACCGCTACAGCCAAATCCATCGCGGCGCAGCTTGGCATCGATCATGTCGTGGCCGAGGTTCTGCCCGAGGGTAAAGTATCCGCGTTGCAGGATTTGCGTTCAAATGGCGGAAAACTGGCGTTTGTGGGTGATGGCATCAACGATGCACCCGCGCTGGCGGCGGCTGACGTAGGAATTGCGATCGGGACAGGCACTGACATCGCCATCGAGGCGGCTGACGTCGTTCTGATGTCAGGCGACCTGACAGGCGTGGTCAACGCCTTCGATGTTAGTCAGCGCACCATGCGTAACATCCGCCAAAACCTGTTCTGGGCGTTCAGCTACAACACGCTACTCATACCGGTTGCAGCGGGGGTGCTCTATCCGTTTGGCGGCCCGTTGCTGTCGCCGGTTCTGGCTGCAGGTGCCATGGCGCTGTCCAGTGTATTTGTCCTGACCAACGCGCTGCGGTTGCGCTGGGTTAAGCCGATCAAAGTTGGGCGAGAACAGATCTCGCAGAATGAAGAGCAGGCGCTGCGATCAGCGCCTGCTGAATAGAATAGGAGAACCGCTGTGAATATCGGAGATGTAGCAGAACGTTCGGGTCTGCCTGCCAAAACCATCCGCTATTACGAGGATATCGGATTCATCAAACCCAGGCGCAGCCTGAACGGGTATCGCCATTTCGATGAAAAGGAATTGCACAAACTGGCCTTCATCGGGCGGGCCCGCTCATTGGGCTTTACCATTGAGGATTGCCGTTCACTACTGGCGTTGTACGAGGACAAAGAACGCGCAAGCGCGGACGTGAAGGATATCGCCAAACAGAACCTAAAAGAGATAGATGCCAAGATCGCGGACCTGAAGGCCATGCATGCAACACTGTCTCATCTGATTGATGAATGCGCCGGTGACCATCGCCCCGACTGTCCAATCTTAAGGCAACTGGGTTCGAAACTCATTGGTTCACAGCCAGATTAGGACGCAGCCGCAGGAGCGATATCCGAGAAAAAGACTTTGGGCACCTGTCATAACGGGTAGCGACACGCCGTCGGCCCCTCTGGCGTCCAAACAGGATATTGATCCTGTTGCGTCGTTTGTAGCGTCGCATGTCGTACTGGACAGGTTTGCCGCGTGATTTCTGATCTAGGATGCAGGGCTTCGTCTCCCGTCTGTCAGGGCCTCTCGGAACCCGTCGGCATCACAGACGTGATCTCCCGGCAGCCAATCAACCGATGGAAGGCTGTTGATCAGGGCGCCTGTAACACGCAGCCGAGACGGTCGCAACCAAACTAATAGATCCAGAGCCTAGCAGTTCTTACCGCGTAGGAAGCACTTCGAATATTGGAAAGAGGTTGAACACACTATGGCCAATCAAATGTTAAGTCGCTGACTTTGAAGCGGGTGATCCAAAAATCTAAAGACTTCGTTGTAGCGTATCCGCGTGTCTTCAAATTGCTGATAGAACCTGAACAACTCCTTAAGTGGAGCCGAAAACTCCTTGTGCGCGGACAGCACCGCGATCAAGGCCCCCAAGGAAATCCGCTCCTGTATGACGAAATACCCGCCGAGCGAATAAAACAGGAATGGAGTTAGAGATGTCAGGAAGTTGCTCAATGCCTTGGCAAAGAATTTCACGCGGTGAATTTTCCGGCGGATCGCTTCCAGTTGCCGAAGCGATGCGGTGGTCTGCAATATAGTTCGGGCGTGATCTTGTTCAGGGTCAATCTGACTAGTTAGGTGCAAAGACAGCTTACGCATTTCGTGTATTCGTTTTCGGCTCAGCCGGTTCACGATCCGCTGCAGATAGGGCAGTAAAAGCAACTGCAATGGCAGAACCGTCAGCGCTGCAGCACCAAGGATCGGATCTTGAACGAACATAAACAACAGAATGGTGATCATCGTCCCGCCCTGTGTGATTGGCAGGGAAACAAGGTCTGCAGCGAAGCCTCCGATGGGCTCGACTTCAGATCCCAATACCTGCACAATTTCACTTCTTCGTCGACCGTCGGTCTGTTTACGCCAATTCTGATAGATCAAAAGGCGCATCCGCCTGAGGCATCGCTCAGCGACCCGGCCTTTCATTACGTTGAGGTGGTACTTTCCCACTCCGTTCAGCGCGATGGTCAGAAAGAATACACCGCTGAGAACTGCCAGATGCTGGGTCGCGGTGAGATCATAGCCCAACAGTGTCAGGCGCGAATGTGAGCTGTCCAGGACGTTGTTTACAATTTGCTTTGGCAGCTCCAGGGATAGATAGAGCACCGGCATCAGGGACAGGCTCAATACGAGCAGATAAAGCTGTTGCACTCGCGTTGTCTGCAAGATGTGTCGTATCAGATTGTGATTTAGGCCGGCAACGAGATTATCTGGATGATGGGCGGAAGCGACGATCGCTGGTTTGACCTGAAAAAGAAGTACTCTTGCAACCATCACAATTGTGGAAATGGCCAACAACGCCGGAGCAATTACAAGGATCAGATGCAATGCAGGATGCATCCAATCTGGTGCTGTTTCATCATAACGAAAGCCCAGCCAAGCTGCTGCGTCATGGGCGATTAAATGAAACTCCGGGATGTGCTGCTCTTTTCCCATCGGCTTTATTTCTTTTTATTAGATACGCGGCAGTTCGACCTGGAACTGCCGCGCACTTCGGCGCCGCATCATGGTGAGTGATTAATTTACAGCGCCGGAAGAAGCTATTGCACGGTTACGTTGCCGAACATTCCGGATTCGTAGTGCCCAGGAATCAGGCAAGCGAATTCAAAACTGCCATCATTTGAAAATGTCCAGATAAGTTTGCTTTGCTCTCCGGGCTCCAAACTGACGGCGTTCTCAGAAACGTGCCTTTGACTGCCGTTTACCATAACGTCTTTGTGTATCTTGTTGCGTTCAGCCGTATCCAAAATGAACTCATGTTCCAGTTCGCCAAGATTTTTGATATCGAACTCGATGGTCTGGCCTTTCTTGAACGACAAGTTCGAAGGTTCAAAAATCATGTCTCCGTCATCCGTTTCTTTCATAGAAACCTTGACGGTGCGGCCGATATCACTGCTCTTTCCGGGCTGTCCCACCTGCATCATTTCGGCGTGACTGTCGTCATGATTTTCACCGTGTTCCTCATGTTGATTTTCTGAGGCAAATAAGGGTGTCGCCAGCAAAGCAGCGATCGACGCGCCTAAGATTGTGGTTTTCATAGTTTTTCCATTCGGTTTTGGTTAGGAAAGGCCATCTTGCCGCACGTTCAGAATGCGATGGCCATCAGAAACCGGCCGGAGCAATCTGCCCCGGCCAAGATTATCGGATTTCAAAACATTAGCCGGGCGCCAAACACGACTGCGAACACTCCGTTCTCTTCGCCACTTGCCTGGATCAGATCCGCTGTGCCGCCGTAAGATTTCTCGTAGTTCACCCCAACATACGGCGATACCACCCGATCGATGAGGTCATAGCTCAGCCGAAGCCCAGCCTCGAGAGTGACTCCACCTGCTTTTTGATTGTATTCGAGGTCATCTTGCAAAGGCACAGTAAGCTCGAGATTCGGGATCAGGAACAGCCTGTTTGTCAAACCTGCTTCGTATTCGCCTTCGAACCGAAAAAACGAGTTGTCGGACAAGTACAAGTCAGCGTCGATTTCAAACCACTGCGGGGCCAATCCCTTTATCCCCAGGACCGCATTGTACCGATCCGGCAGACCGGTCGGTGTGTTGGCATACACCCCGACCACAGCGTCAAAGAAGTTGGATATTGGCTTTTGCAGTCGCAACTGGTTTTCGAGCGTTTCAAAATCGCCTGAGCTTTCACCCAGTTCGGCTTCGCTACGCCATACAAATTTCAACTCGTCAGTTCCCACGAAGGCATCAAAATCCCATTGGATTGTGTCCTCGCCTTTGTCATTGGAGCGGTACTCCAACTGCTCGGCTTGAAACCCATAGGTCAGGGCCTCTGCTTTTGTCTCAGCGGTCCAGCCAAGCGAAAGCCCGGCTGCCGCTGCGGTGACGGCAATTAAGTTTTTCATGTTTTTCACTCTGTTTGTGCTGCCGAAAGCTTAGGCAGGCCCGCCTTCGATGATTACTTTGCGGAACATCCCCGCATCGGCGTGGTAGGACAGATGGCAATGGAACGCCCATTGACCCGTCACATCCACTTCAGTCTCGGTGTAGACTGTCGTGCCCGGCGCGATGCTGACCGTGTGTTTGATCGGATCGCGGCTGCCACTGCCGGTATCAAGGATTGACCACATACCGTGCAAATGCATCGGGTGTGACATCATGGTTTCATTGACGAATTTGAACCGCACTCTTTCACCGTATTTCAACCGGAGAGGCTCAGCTTCGGACAGTTTCTTTCCGTTGATGGACCAGATGTAGCGTTCCATGTTGCCCGTCAGACGCAACTCGATTTCACGCGTTGCAGGGCGGTCCTTGTAAAGCGGTTTACGCGCCTTCAGGTCGTCATAAGACAGGAATTTCCCGCCATTTGCAGCATTGGGTGTCAGACCGCTACCCATAGCATAAAACTCCTGTTGCGCACCCCCAGGCATCGCCATCTGATGACCTGCGTGCTTCCCGCCTGACATGCCCTGCCCTGCGGCGGCAGAGGCGTTACTCATGTTATGTTGGCTGTGATCCATGGTATCGGATTGTGCCGCATCGACCGGTTTCGCCATTTGATGCTGGCTGTGATCCATAGTTTCAGACGGTGTCGCGTCGGCGGATTTTGCCATTTGATGCTGGCTGTGATCCATGCCCGGCATCTTCATCATGTCGTCGGACATCACCGAAGCGTTTTGCATGACGTGGCCTTCCATCCCCTTGCCGTGCATCATCCCGGACATGTCGGCCATGGTCAGGCGGGGCTTTGGTCGAAGACTTGGAACTGGCCCGGCCATTCCCTCGCGCGGTGCCAACGTTCCGCGGACCAGTGCAGTACGGCCCATTGACTCTGCTACTATGCTGTAGGCACGATTTTCCCTGGGCTGAACGATCACGTCATAGGTTTCGGCAACAGAGATGCGCAACTCATCCACGGTGACGGGTTTCACGTCATTGCCGTCTGCCTGCACGACGGTCATCTTGAGGCCCGGAATTCGAATGTCGAAATAAGCCATGGCCGAGGAGTTGATCAGCCGCAGCCGCACTTTCTCGCCCGGTTTGAATAGCCCGGTCCAGTTCTGCGAAGTGGTCTGGCCATTGATCATCGGGGAGAAACCCTGAACGTCCTCGACGTCCGTTGGCATCATCCTCATACGACCCCACATCTTTCGGTCTTCCAAAGCCGCCTTAAGCCCCATCTCACCGGAATCCTTGATGAGATCCTGCGCCGTACGTTGTGACCGGTTGTAGTAGTCAGCCGACATCTTGAGGTTTCGCATGATCCGCTTACCGCGGTGAGGGTGCGTGTCAGTCAGTTGCACGACATAATCCCGATCAGCACGAACCGTTTCGCCGCCCTTCGGCTCGATTACGATAGCTCCATATGCTCCATCGGGCTCCTGAAAACCCGAATGGCTGTGAAACCAATAGGTGCCTGCCTGTGTGATCGGGAAATTATAGGTGAAGGTTTCACCCGGTTTAATACCGGCAAAGCTGATCTTCGGAACACCGTCCTGATCAAAAGGCAAAATCAGCCCGTGCCAGTGGATCGAGGTGTCTTGTTTGAGATTATTCGTGACATTCAGCGTGACATCCTCGCCCTCTTTGAAACGCAGGATAGTTGGGGTTTGGCTCTTGTTGTAACCAACCCCCGTTTTGCGGAAATCACCGGCGTCGATGCGGATCTTGTCCACAGTAATATTGTAGGTTCCAGCCATGGCCGCCGTTGACGCGGATAAGGCAAGGGCGACGGAAGCAATAGCCACACGTGCAGATGCGATGGGACGCATTGTTTTTCCTTACTTGGTTGAATTGATGATTTGGAAATTCACTGCATTTGTCAGCAGGCGCTGCGGTCAGCCACGCTGATAGTCTATTCTCGCATTTCGCTTTTTTGATCAGTGCTCAAGAAGCTGGTTGATATCGGGTGCAGGACAGGAAGGTGCAGCACACAACATTCAAGAAAAGCAACGAAATAGCAGTGTATTCAGGCGCAATGAGTTACGCTTTGGGAGGTGGAAGCTGGGCTTCAAGTACGGTTGAATTTCTGCCTGGCTCGCTTTGCACGAACATCAGTTCCCCTGCATTTTCGGCGATAGAAGGTCTTTGGTGAGTCAAAAACGCAGCGGGAGTTTCGCATTGAGCAATCTTGTGGCATTGGCTAGGGTTTGAGTGATAGTGCCCCACCTCAATGTCGTTTTGGACTAAAGAAGCTTCAAGGAAATGACCTTTAGCACGAGCGCTGGTAAATGAAAAAATGGTGGACGCCACCAAAACGAGCGTAAGAAGAAGAAAAACACTTATTTTTGCCGCTCTTTGGCGCATCTTGAATTGCTCTCCGTGCTTCTCAAGCTATCTAGCAAAAAACTTCCCACCCGCAACCCGAAGATACAATTTGATACATTCTAGACCTACCGCAACTGAACCACTACCGACTGGCGTCGGTAGGATCGGCGATGTGATTTTCGAGGTATTGCAGGACAATGTCCTCGGTGATGGCACCGTTGGTGGTTGAGAAATACCCCCTGCCCCAGAACCGACGGCCCCAATAGCGCCTGCGCAACGCGGGAAATTCCCTTTGCACCTTGTGGGACGAACGGCCCTTCATCCTGCGCACCAGATCGGAAATGGCGATCTTCGGCGGCACCGAAACGAACATGTGGACATGATCGGATGACAGCACCCCGCGCAGGATGTCGACCACGTTCTCGCGGCAGACCTGACGAATGATGTCGCGCACCCGCAGGCGCACCCGGCCGGTCAGCACCTTGTAGCGGTATTTCGTCGACCAGACGATGTGGTAGCGGTGGTAGAAAACGCAGTGCTTGCCAGTGTCATACTGCATGACCTTACCCTCTGGAAAATGAGCCTTCCGACCGGCTGCGGCTCATTTTCCAGAGGGTAAGGTCATAGCACGATTCTTCGCGCTGAAGCAGTTCCGACTGGAAGTCGGAGGGTTTGCTCCAATGCGTGGATACTAAATGTGCCACGAAGCATGTGCATCAATTGAATGAAGTGCCCTTATCGGCAAAAGCCTGCTCGAACACCGAAAGTCGCACTGAACATGATCTGTTACAAAGAGATTTTTTTAGGAGTAGGAGTCGATTTGTTGAACCTCTGCACACGGAAAGCTCTGTGACCGCAAGTCGGGAGATCGTCCCGCGGTGGTCTTACCGGTGTGGTCGCCATATTGCCGATTTCATCAAACGCACGCGGCCAATGCTGGGGTTCAAGGCCTTTGAGCATTTTGTTGATGGCATTGATGCCAGCGGTGTTGGCGCCGCTCTTGTCGATCACGATCTTCCTCGGCAATCCATTGATCTCCAACACCCTGGCGAAGAACTTGGTGGCGGCTGGATTGTTTCGGCGTCGTGAAAGCATGAAATCAAGCGTCTTGCCGTGCTTGTCGACGGCTCGATAGAGATAAACTCAGGCACCTTTAACTTTGATGTAAGTTCTTTATTGAGCAGCAGCTCTCGATGAGATTAGTCCTGTATCGACCACCTGCAAAGTTCTTTACGAAGTCATCCTGTTGGCGCTTCATCTCGGCGTTCAAGGCATCAACCCCCAAAGGTTTCATGCGCGGTCTTTTCTGGGCAGCCGCATGTACATCAAACGGGTTCGGTCGACAGCCTGCCGTGTTTGTCTATACGGCAACTCGTGATTGGTTGATCCGCTGGTATTCTGACTAGGCCTCCTTGGTTTGAAAGGTTGATCCGTTTGTCCAGATGGCATGCATCAGGACCGCGAGTTTTCGAGCCAAGGCAACGACCGCCTTCTTGTGACTGGTGCGGGCTTTGAGGGCTCGAGCCCATCTCTGTAATTCCGATCCTTTGCCCGGTTTCACCCGGTTCAACAAACTGCTGGCCGCCTCGTAGAGCGCTGAGCGCAGCATAGGATCGCCGTGTTTCGATATTCTACCACCATAATCGACATCCCCAGACTGGTATCGACGGGACGTCAGCCCGAGATATGCACCAACTGATCTGGATTTCGAAAACCGACGCGGATTGTCGATGGTCGCAACAAAGGTCACTGCACTCACAGGACCAACACCCGGGATCGTCATCAGGCGTTGGCAAGCCTCATCGGCTTTTGCGTGGCGCACCATTTCTTTACTCAGCGCAGCCGCTTGCCGAAGGTCGGCTGTGCGCAAGTCGAGCAAGGGCAGGATGACACTCGATAAGACCGGCCGATCCTTCAGGATCGCGTGGACACGCTCTTCATAGGTGTTCAGATGTTTTGGCAAACGCAGCCCGAAACTGGCCAAAAGACCGCGGATTGTGTTTTCCACATTCACGCGGGATTTCAACGCCACTTCCCGAGCTTTCAGCAATGCCCGCCGCTCCTGGGCGAGCCGGCTTTTCACCTCAACCTTCCGATAGAACCCCGTGCGCGCCAGTTCAGCTAACATGGCGGCATCATTGGCATCGGTCTTGTTGTGCATCTGGCTGAGAACAGCATGAGCCTGACGTGCGTCGATACAAACCACCGGCAATCCCCGATCTGCAAGCTCAGTGTAAAGCCAGTTCGCCATACGGCCGGTTTCGAGGACCACACATTGGATGACGCCAACGTGGTCGCGCAACGCCTGAAAAATCACATCGGGGTCAGTTACTTTCTTCGCGGCAAACACGGGTCCACCGCTCTGATTGCAGACACAAATCGACGTCTCAGCCTTCGAGACATCCAGTCCTACAAAACACTGTTCCATCTTGCTCTCCCATTGCTGTTCCGATGCCATCATGCACCGGCCAAGAGAGCTGCTGTTCAATTACTCAGAGTTTCGTCCGTTCTCCACGAACGATCACATGGCCCATTGCGACGACATGCTGCGTCAGCGATTGCGCCAGAATACCGTGTTACCCATCGGTTTAGCGTGGTGCGGTCCACTGAAACGCCACGCTCATGCATGATCTCTTCCAGATCGCGGTAGGAAACGCCGTTTCGGAGATAGTAGAAAACCGCGAACAGGATCACGGCCTTCGGATATTGCGCGCCTTTGAACGAGATCATAAAAACAAACTTTCGACTTCAATATTTCGATATCCAATCACTCGAAGCACT
Coding sequences within:
- a CDS encoding multicopper oxidase domain-containing protein, which encodes MTEVLTNQRLRIRMVNVATDRIMYVSVGGANGKLVAYDGMPVRQPEDFETLVFGPAQRADLIVDVTAESNEAVQITLHERDESFVIAEIPVSGSGTSASRGEIEALPPNPVSFLEDVSDALKVPLVMEGGAMGGLRQGTYNGQVMSANELVQEGQIWTFNGVAGLPEDPLASVSRGDIVRIQMQNDTVFAHAMHLHGTHFQEVLPNGSLGPLRDTILVDRMETREIAFVADNPGDWLFHCHMLSHQAAGMKTWLSVA
- a CDS encoding c-type cytochrome, whose translation is MNKSAANWLSLAAVVIIVAVAGWGLGGRAQNSSSADSARGVFLYAENCASCHGADLEGQPDWQTPGADGVLRAPPHDRTGHTWHHSDKLLFDYTKLGGDQTLKQMGVSDVKSGMPGFEDTLSDQEIWDILAFIKESWPDRERKLQEQRTEAEQTEGN
- a CDS encoding DsbA family protein gives rise to the protein MSIGVPIARADELSDSDVKRLALEAILENPEIIMQAIQLLQQRENQAKAEAIGSVLENQRELLEQDPNAPVIGNPKGDVTVVEFFDYNCPYCKRAAPVVKNVIAGDSDVRVVYREWPILGEGSDFAARAALASRNQGKYEEFHWALMALDGRATEASVLKVVRELGLDEDQLRADMEAPEVDAHIQVSMELARQLGFSGTPSFVIGDALAPGLIAEDEMTRLIEAVRDAR
- a CDS encoding heavy-metal-associated domain-containing protein translates to MTTLNIPDMSCGHCKSAIEKAVATVDSFAQLDFDMENRRVRVLSANPLDHILAALKSEGYEATVA
- a CDS encoding heavy metal translocating P-type ATPase → MTEISHARFQVQGMSCASCVGRVERALKDVPGVDAASVNLASESVQVDFRDPADKAAIADALNSAGYPARTEEVTLDIQNMSCASCVGRVERALEANDGVLSASVNLATESATVRYAEGVTTPEAIAALAASAGYPASLRSATQTEPQDRKAAEISHLARRTSFAALLALPVFVLEMGSHVIPGMHHLITSTIGIQNSYYLQFLLTTIVLFGPGLQFYTKGFPSLVKGAPDMNSLVALGTSAAYGFSLISTFAPGILPAGTANVYYEAAAVIVVLILLGRFLEARAKGRTGEAIRKLVGLQAKTARVERDGTVVELPIEQIVVGDLVHVRPGEKIAVDGAVVTGASYVDESMITGEPVPAEKTEGATVVGGTVNGTGALTYRAEKIGADTMLAQIIQMVEQAQGAKLPIQGLVDRITLWFVPVVIAVAVMTVLVWMLFGPDPALSLALVAGVAVLIIACPCAMGLATPTSIMVGTGRAAEMGVLFRKGDALQMLQETTVVAVDKTGTLTEGRPELTDLIVAEGLAEDEVLRLVAAVEVTSEHPIATAIVRAAETRGLELSKPEDFTSITGYGVSASVEGHTILIGADRLMSREGVEMGALSDRGAELAINGKTPLYAAVDGVIAAVIAVADPIKTTTPDAIEALHGLGLKVAMITGDNTATAKSIAAQLGIDHVVAEVLPEGKVSALQDLRSNGGKLAFVGDGINDAPALAAADVGIAIGTGTDIAIEAADVVLMSGDLTGVVNAFDVSQRTMRNIRQNLFWAFSYNTLLIPVAAGVLYPFGGPLLSPVLAAGAMALSSVFVLTNALRLRWVKPIKVGREQISQNEEQALRSAPAE
- the cueR gene encoding Cu(I)-responsive transcriptional regulator, yielding MNIGDVAERSGLPAKTIRYYEDIGFIKPRRSLNGYRHFDEKELHKLAFIGRARSLGFTIEDCRSLLALYEDKERASADVKDIAKQNLKEIDAKIADLKAMHATLSHLIDECAGDHRPDCPILRQLGSKLIGSQPD
- a CDS encoding ABC transporter transmembrane domain-containing protein, whose protein sequence is MGKEQHIPEFHLIAHDAAAWLGFRYDETAPDWMHPALHLILVIAPALLAISTIVMVARVLLFQVKPAIVASAHHPDNLVAGLNHNLIRHILQTTRVQQLYLLVLSLSLMPVLYLSLELPKQIVNNVLDSSHSRLTLLGYDLTATQHLAVLSGVFFLTIALNGVGKYHLNVMKGRVAERCLRRMRLLIYQNWRKQTDGRRRSEIVQVLGSEVEPIGGFAADLVSLPITQGGTMITILLFMFVQDPILGAAALTVLPLQLLLLPYLQRIVNRLSRKRIHEMRKLSLHLTSQIDPEQDHARTILQTTASLRQLEAIRRKIHRVKFFAKALSNFLTSLTPFLFYSLGGYFVIQERISLGALIAVLSAHKEFSAPLKELFRFYQQFEDTRIRYNEVFRFLDHPLQSQRLNI
- a CDS encoding plastocyanin/azurin family copper-binding protein, yielding MKTTILGASIAALLATPLFASENQHEEHGENHDDSHAEMMQVGQPGKSSDIGRTVKVSMKETDDGDMIFEPSNLSFKKGQTIEFDIKNLGELEHEFILDTAERNKIHKDVMVNGSQRHVSENAVSLEPGEQSKLIWTFSNDGSFEFACLIPGHYESGMFGNVTVQ